In Rutidosis leptorrhynchoides isolate AG116_Rl617_1_P2 chromosome 2, CSIRO_AGI_Rlap_v1, whole genome shotgun sequence, one genomic interval encodes:
- the LOC139892069 gene encoding protein SUPPRESSOR OF FRI 4-like isoform X4 — MGKKKKRVASSDVWCYYCDREFDDEKILVQHQKAKHFKCHVCHKKLSTAGGMAIHVLQVHKETVSKVPNAKEGRDSTDIEVYGMQGIPADILAAHYGEEDNDNPSKVGKLAIPTMPVPGPLGYPPSTMQTIFRPGLPVPRPGWAVPPRPQPWFTQNPVGSVPPAPLGMVPQPLFPVQPMRPPISTAPPGLQPPYPAAPPGLMTSSPSVPVSQPLFPVVASNGMPSQTSAYSASTLSTSVPLNSPSDPNANTNMPRGYLMPGFQGGVPVSSHSYASGPNTGGPSIGPPPVIANKGPAVQPATNEVYLVWDDEAMSMEERRMSLPKYQVHDETSQMSSIDAAIDRRISEGRLAGRMTF, encoded by the exons ATGGGGAAAAAGAAGAAAAGAGTAGCATCATCAGATGTATGGTGTTATTATTGCGATAGAGAATTTGATGATGAAAAGATACTGGTTCAACATCAAAAAGCTAAGCATTTTAAATGTCATGTTTGTCATAAAAAGCTTTCTACTGCTGGTGGTATGGCCATTCATGTCTTACAGGTTCATAAAGAAACTGTCTCAAA GGTGCCAAATGCAAAAGAAGGCAGAGATTCAACAGATATCGAAGTTTATGGAATGCAGGGGATCCCAGCTGATATCTTGGCCGCTCATTATGGAGAGGAAG ACAATGACAATCCAAGTAAAGTTGGAAAATTGGCGATTCCTACCATGCCAGTCCCTGGTCCATTAGGATATCCTCCATCAACAATGCAAACTAT TTTCAGGCCTGGATTACCTGTTCCTCGACCCGGTTGGGCGGTTCCACCTCGCCCACAACCCTGGTTCACACAAAATCCAGTTGGCTCGGTTCCTCCTGCACCACTTGGAATGGTCCCACAACCCTTATTTCCGGTTCAACCAATGCGGCCTCCTATTTCAACTGCACCACCAGGGCTACAACCGCCGTATCCTGCAGCTCCACCTGGATTGATGACATCATCACCATCTGTTCCTGTATCTCAACCTTTATTTCCTGTTGTTGCTAGTAATGGCATGCCTTCTCAAACTTCAGCATACTCTGCGTCTACGCTTTCAACAAGTGTTCCGTTAAACTCTCCTTCGGATCCAAATGCCAACACTAACATGCCAAGAGGATACCTTATGCCGGGCTTTCAAG GTGGAGTACCCGTTAGTTCACATTCTTACGCTTCTGGTCCCAATACTGGCGGTCCTTCAATCGGCCCACCTCCTGTAATTGCAAATAAAGGTCCTGCAGTTCAGCCGGCTACAAATGAGGTCTACTTAGTTTGGGATGACGAGGCCATGTCCATG GAGGAAAGAAGAATGTCGTTACCAAAGTATCAGGTGCATGATGAAACAAGCCAG ATGAGCTCAATTGATGCTGCCATTGATAGGAGGATATCAGAAGGCAGGCTTGCTGGTCGGATGACGTTTTAG
- the LOC139892069 gene encoding protein SUPPRESSOR OF FRI 4-like isoform X1, with protein sequence MGKKKKRVASSDVWCYYCDREFDDEKILVQHQKAKHFKCHVCHKKLSTAGGMAIHVLQVHKETVSKVPNAKEGRDSTDIEVYGMQGIPADILAAHYGEEDNDNPSKVGKLAIPTMPVPGPLGYPPSTMQTISFRPGLPVPRPGWAVPPRPQPWFTQNPVGSVPPAPLGMVPQPLFPVQPMRPPISTAPPGLQPPYPAAPPGLMTSSPSVPVSQPLFPVVASNGMPSQTSAYSASTLSTSVPLNSPSDPNANTNMPRGYLMPGFQGGVPVSSHSYASGPNTGGPSIGPPPVIANKGPAVQPATNEVYLVWDDEAMSMEERRMSLPKYQVHDETSQVSCILCHTILHGSHVLILIFQFKHCCMYVKVFQYPSIFYLLFKKIYCVEKFYPNRCSFKWAPFSCWQAIHQFTEHQIASMYLHYYCI encoded by the exons ATGGGGAAAAAGAAGAAAAGAGTAGCATCATCAGATGTATGGTGTTATTATTGCGATAGAGAATTTGATGATGAAAAGATACTGGTTCAACATCAAAAAGCTAAGCATTTTAAATGTCATGTTTGTCATAAAAAGCTTTCTACTGCTGGTGGTATGGCCATTCATGTCTTACAGGTTCATAAAGAAACTGTCTCAAA GGTGCCAAATGCAAAAGAAGGCAGAGATTCAACAGATATCGAAGTTTATGGAATGCAGGGGATCCCAGCTGATATCTTGGCCGCTCATTATGGAGAGGAAG ACAATGACAATCCAAGTAAAGTTGGAAAATTGGCGATTCCTACCATGCCAGTCCCTGGTCCATTAGGATATCCTCCATCAACAATGCAAACTAT CAGTTTCAGGCCTGGATTACCTGTTCCTCGACCCGGTTGGGCGGTTCCACCTCGCCCACAACCCTGGTTCACACAAAATCCAGTTGGCTCGGTTCCTCCTGCACCACTTGGAATGGTCCCACAACCCTTATTTCCGGTTCAACCAATGCGGCCTCCTATTTCAACTGCACCACCAGGGCTACAACCGCCGTATCCTGCAGCTCCACCTGGATTGATGACATCATCACCATCTGTTCCTGTATCTCAACCTTTATTTCCTGTTGTTGCTAGTAATGGCATGCCTTCTCAAACTTCAGCATACTCTGCGTCTACGCTTTCAACAAGTGTTCCGTTAAACTCTCCTTCGGATCCAAATGCCAACACTAACATGCCAAGAGGATACCTTATGCCGGGCTTTCAAG GTGGAGTACCCGTTAGTTCACATTCTTACGCTTCTGGTCCCAATACTGGCGGTCCTTCAATCGGCCCACCTCCTGTAATTGCAAATAAAGGTCCTGCAGTTCAGCCGGCTACAAATGAGGTCTACTTAGTTTGGGATGACGAGGCCATGTCCATG GAGGAAAGAAGAATGTCGTTACCAAAGTATCAGGTGCATGATGAAACAAGCCAGGTAAGTTGTATCTTATGCCATACTATTTTACATGGGTCCCATGTTTTGATTTTAATATTCCAGTTTAAACATTGTTGCATGTATGTGAAGGTATTTCAGTACCCATCtattttttatttactttttaaaaaaatatattgcgTGGAGAAGTTTTATCCAAACCGTTGCTCATTTAAATGGGCCCCATTCTCGTGTTGGCAAGCAATACACCAATTTACTGAGCATCAAATTGCAAGtatgtatttacattattattgTATCTAG
- the LOC139892069 gene encoding protein SUPPRESSOR OF FRI 4-like isoform X3 codes for MGKKKKRVASSDVWCYYCDREFDDEKILVQHQKAKHFKCHVCHKKLSTAGGMAIHVLQVHKETVSKVPNAKEGRDSTDIEVYGMQGIPADILAAHYGEEDNDNPSKVGKLAIPTMPVPGPLGYPPSTMQTISFRPGLPVPRPGWAVPPRPQPWFTQNPVGSVPPAPLGMVPQPLFPVQPMRPPISTAPPGLQPPYPAAPPGLMTSSPSVPVSQPLFPVVASNGMPSQTSAYSASTLSTSVPLNSPSDPNANTNMPRGYLMPGFQGGVPVSSHSYASGPNTGGPSIGPPPVIANKGPAVQPATNEVYLVWDDEAMSMEERRMSLPKYQVHDETSQMSSIDAAIDRRISEGRLAGRMTF; via the exons ATGGGGAAAAAGAAGAAAAGAGTAGCATCATCAGATGTATGGTGTTATTATTGCGATAGAGAATTTGATGATGAAAAGATACTGGTTCAACATCAAAAAGCTAAGCATTTTAAATGTCATGTTTGTCATAAAAAGCTTTCTACTGCTGGTGGTATGGCCATTCATGTCTTACAGGTTCATAAAGAAACTGTCTCAAA GGTGCCAAATGCAAAAGAAGGCAGAGATTCAACAGATATCGAAGTTTATGGAATGCAGGGGATCCCAGCTGATATCTTGGCCGCTCATTATGGAGAGGAAG ACAATGACAATCCAAGTAAAGTTGGAAAATTGGCGATTCCTACCATGCCAGTCCCTGGTCCATTAGGATATCCTCCATCAACAATGCAAACTAT CAGTTTCAGGCCTGGATTACCTGTTCCTCGACCCGGTTGGGCGGTTCCACCTCGCCCACAACCCTGGTTCACACAAAATCCAGTTGGCTCGGTTCCTCCTGCACCACTTGGAATGGTCCCACAACCCTTATTTCCGGTTCAACCAATGCGGCCTCCTATTTCAACTGCACCACCAGGGCTACAACCGCCGTATCCTGCAGCTCCACCTGGATTGATGACATCATCACCATCTGTTCCTGTATCTCAACCTTTATTTCCTGTTGTTGCTAGTAATGGCATGCCTTCTCAAACTTCAGCATACTCTGCGTCTACGCTTTCAACAAGTGTTCCGTTAAACTCTCCTTCGGATCCAAATGCCAACACTAACATGCCAAGAGGATACCTTATGCCGGGCTTTCAAG GTGGAGTACCCGTTAGTTCACATTCTTACGCTTCTGGTCCCAATACTGGCGGTCCTTCAATCGGCCCACCTCCTGTAATTGCAAATAAAGGTCCTGCAGTTCAGCCGGCTACAAATGAGGTCTACTTAGTTTGGGATGACGAGGCCATGTCCATG GAGGAAAGAAGAATGTCGTTACCAAAGTATCAGGTGCATGATGAAACAAGCCAG ATGAGCTCAATTGATGCTGCCATTGATAGGAGGATATCAGAAGGCAGGCTTGCTGGTCGGATGACGTTTTAG
- the LOC139892069 gene encoding protein SUPPRESSOR OF FRI 4-like isoform X2: MGKKKKRVASSDVWCYYCDREFDDEKILVQHQKAKHFKCHVCHKKLSTAGGMAIHVLQVHKETVSKVPNAKEGRDSTDIEVYGMQGIPADILAAHYGEEDNDNPSKVGKLAIPTMPVPGPLGYPPSTMQTIFRPGLPVPRPGWAVPPRPQPWFTQNPVGSVPPAPLGMVPQPLFPVQPMRPPISTAPPGLQPPYPAAPPGLMTSSPSVPVSQPLFPVVASNGMPSQTSAYSASTLSTSVPLNSPSDPNANTNMPRGYLMPGFQGGVPVSSHSYASGPNTGGPSIGPPPVIANKGPAVQPATNEVYLVWDDEAMSMEERRMSLPKYQVHDETSQVSCILCHTILHGSHVLILIFQFKHCCMYVKVFQYPSIFYLLFKKIYCVEKFYPNRCSFKWAPFSCWQAIHQFTEHQIASMYLHYYCI, from the exons ATGGGGAAAAAGAAGAAAAGAGTAGCATCATCAGATGTATGGTGTTATTATTGCGATAGAGAATTTGATGATGAAAAGATACTGGTTCAACATCAAAAAGCTAAGCATTTTAAATGTCATGTTTGTCATAAAAAGCTTTCTACTGCTGGTGGTATGGCCATTCATGTCTTACAGGTTCATAAAGAAACTGTCTCAAA GGTGCCAAATGCAAAAGAAGGCAGAGATTCAACAGATATCGAAGTTTATGGAATGCAGGGGATCCCAGCTGATATCTTGGCCGCTCATTATGGAGAGGAAG ACAATGACAATCCAAGTAAAGTTGGAAAATTGGCGATTCCTACCATGCCAGTCCCTGGTCCATTAGGATATCCTCCATCAACAATGCAAACTAT TTTCAGGCCTGGATTACCTGTTCCTCGACCCGGTTGGGCGGTTCCACCTCGCCCACAACCCTGGTTCACACAAAATCCAGTTGGCTCGGTTCCTCCTGCACCACTTGGAATGGTCCCACAACCCTTATTTCCGGTTCAACCAATGCGGCCTCCTATTTCAACTGCACCACCAGGGCTACAACCGCCGTATCCTGCAGCTCCACCTGGATTGATGACATCATCACCATCTGTTCCTGTATCTCAACCTTTATTTCCTGTTGTTGCTAGTAATGGCATGCCTTCTCAAACTTCAGCATACTCTGCGTCTACGCTTTCAACAAGTGTTCCGTTAAACTCTCCTTCGGATCCAAATGCCAACACTAACATGCCAAGAGGATACCTTATGCCGGGCTTTCAAG GTGGAGTACCCGTTAGTTCACATTCTTACGCTTCTGGTCCCAATACTGGCGGTCCTTCAATCGGCCCACCTCCTGTAATTGCAAATAAAGGTCCTGCAGTTCAGCCGGCTACAAATGAGGTCTACTTAGTTTGGGATGACGAGGCCATGTCCATG GAGGAAAGAAGAATGTCGTTACCAAAGTATCAGGTGCATGATGAAACAAGCCAGGTAAGTTGTATCTTATGCCATACTATTTTACATGGGTCCCATGTTTTGATTTTAATATTCCAGTTTAAACATTGTTGCATGTATGTGAAGGTATTTCAGTACCCATCtattttttatttactttttaaaaaaatatattgcgTGGAGAAGTTTTATCCAAACCGTTGCTCATTTAAATGGGCCCCATTCTCGTGTTGGCAAGCAATACACCAATTTACTGAGCATCAAATTGCAAGtatgtatttacattattattgTATCTAG
- the LOC139892070 gene encoding protein UNUSUAL FLORAL ORGANS, which yields MEAFNHTHFVTTFPFSYPNFPTPTITPTTTTSPPWMDTRIWSRLPQKLIDRVIAFLPPHAFFRARSVCKRWYSLLFSHAFLQMYLQINNKPYFFIFFKLKPTNPKPTTTTSTIFKTTTAAAATANVIPEEGYMFDPENLTWHRLVFPLIPSGFSPTCSSGGLICWVSDEAGSKGLILSNPLFPSLLTPLPSTLRPRLFPSVGLTITNSSIDVMVAGDDLISPYAVKNLTTESFHIDVGGFYSIWGTTSSLPRLCSLESGKMVYVNNGPNGKFYCMNYSPFSVLGYDMGRNEWCKIQAPMRRFLRCPSLVESKGKLVLIAAVEKSKLNVPKSLRMWGLQSCGSVWVEIERMPQQLYAQFAELEGGRGFTCVGNGDFVVVMIMGTSAEKALLFDFGRKRWIWIPGCPYGDGGELNGFAYEPRLVTPVTGLLDQLTTLNQF from the coding sequence ATGGAAGCTTTTAATCATACCCATTTTGTCACTACTTTTCCTTTTTCTTACCCTAATTTCCCCACCCCTACCATAACACCAACAACCACCACAAGTCCTCCATGGATGGACACCAGAATTTGGAGCAGACTCCCCCAAAAACTTATCGATCGAGTTATCGCCTTTTTACCACCTCACGCCTTTTTTCGAGCTCGTTCCGTTTGCAAACGTTGGTACTCTCTTTTATTCTCTCATGCCTTCTTGCAAATGTACCTCCAAATCAATAACAAACCCTACTTTTTCATTTTCTTTAAACTAAAACCaacaaaccctaaacccaccactACCACTTCCACAATCTTCAAGACCACCACCGCCGCGGCCGCTACTGCCAACGTCATCCCGGAAGAAGGCTACATGTTCGATCCTGAAAATCTGACGTGGCATCGCCTAGTATTTCCCTTAATCCCAAGTGGATTTTCACCCACATGTTCCTCTGGAGGACTCATATGTTGGGTGTCAGATGAAGCGGGTTCGAAAGGACTGATCCTTTCGAACCCGCTTTTTCCGTCTTTATTGACCCCACTTCCTTCAACTCTTAGGCCTAGATTATTCCCATCAGTAGGGTTAACTATCACAAACTCTTCAATTGATGTAATGGTAGCTGGAGATGATTTAATTTCCCCATATGCTGTCAAAAATCTGACAACTGAAAGCTTTCATATTGATGTTGGTGGATTTTATTCCATATGGGGAACTACTTCTAGTCTACCAAGATTATGCAGTTTAGAGTCAGGTAAAATGGTGTACGTCAACAATGGTCCAAATGGTAAATTTTATTGCATGAATTATAGTCCTTTTAGTGTGTTAGGTTACGATATGGGTCGAAACGAATGGTGCAAGATTCAAGCACCAATGAGGCGGTTTCTTCGGTGTCCGAGTTTAGTGGAAAGTAAGGGGAAGTTAGTACTAATAGCTGCAGTTGAAAAGAGTAAGTTAAATGTGCCAAAAAGTTTAAGGATGTGGGGGCTTCAGAGTTGTGGGTCTGTATGGGTCGAAATAGAACGGATGCCGCAACAGTTGTATGCGCAGTTTGCTGAGTTGGAAGGTGGAAGAGGGTTTACATGTGTTGGAAATGGAGATTTTGTGGTGGTGATGATTATGGGGACATCAGCAGAAAAAGCATTGTTGTTTGATTTTGGAAGAAAAAGGTGGATTTGGATTCCAGGGTGTCCATATGGTGATGGTGGTGAATTGAATGGGTTTGCATATGAACCAAGACTTGTTACACCTGTTACTGGACTTCTTGATCAACTGACTACCCTAAATCAGTTTtag